In Alkalihalobacillus sp. FSL W8-0930, a single window of DNA contains:
- the recU gene encoding Holliday junction resolvase RecU: MAIRYPNGKKFVTSQTKSTKPRNANRINTYSNRGMTLEDDINQSNAFYVEAGIAVIHKKPTPVQIVDVHYPKRSAAVIKEAYFKQASTTDYNGVYNGHYIDFEAKETKNKTSFPLQNFHLHQITHMKQVVAQKGICFVLLRFSHTDEVYLVDATHLIARYEDQSVRKSIPKHEIESFGYKVALGVAPRLDYLRIVREVYF; this comes from the coding sequence ATGGCAATCCGTTACCCAAATGGAAAGAAATTTGTAACTAGTCAAACGAAATCAACGAAACCTAGGAATGCTAATCGAATTAATACATACAGTAACCGTGGAATGACACTAGAGGACGATATTAATCAGTCAAATGCCTTTTATGTAGAAGCGGGAATCGCTGTTATTCATAAGAAACCTACCCCCGTTCAAATCGTTGATGTACATTATCCTAAACGAAGTGCTGCAGTCATTAAGGAGGCTTATTTTAAACAAGCGTCTACAACTGATTACAATGGCGTATATAATGGGCATTACATTGATTTTGAAGCAAAGGAAACAAAAAATAAGACGTCCTTCCCACTTCAGAATTTTCACCTACATCAAATTACACATATGAAGCAAGTTGTCGCACAAAAAGGCATCTGTTTTGTTTTATTACGTTTTTCACACACTGATGAAGTGTATTTAGTAGATGCGACGCATTTAATTGCTCGATACGAAGATCAATCAGTACGCAAATCTATTCCTAAACATGAAATTGAATCGTTTGGTTATAAGGTTGCTCTCGGTGTTGCTCCACGCCTTGATTATCTGCGTATCGTACGAGAGGTATATTTCTAA
- a CDS encoding YpoC family protein, producing the protein MTSVPEAFWRSPFYEPHSKINCDSFKADQPNQWPLFFFDINLCDQASSWTRDVYLPLLFTRWHELDQILSVYHEQEDKAKVASITPEFTALVLEALFWINNQLVPSLIHIEDEVDQLSYTPPNSRERIAFVLLAPQRYRSFVQMKSFMEELEKLYARVKLLEAKSTN; encoded by the coding sequence ATGACCAGTGTACCTGAAGCATTTTGGCGTTCTCCTTTTTATGAGCCTCATTCAAAAATCAATTGTGACTCCTTTAAAGCAGATCAACCCAATCAATGGCCTCTTTTCTTTTTTGATATAAATCTATGTGATCAAGCGAGTTCCTGGACTAGAGATGTCTATCTACCGCTGTTATTCACGCGGTGGCATGAGCTTGATCAAATATTATCTGTTTACCATGAGCAAGAAGACAAAGCTAAGGTGGCAAGTATCACACCGGAATTTACAGCTTTAGTACTCGAGGCACTCTTTTGGATTAACAACCAACTAGTGCCTTCACTCATACATATTGAAGACGAGGTTGATCAACTATCATATACTCCGCCTAACAGTCGAGAGCGGATTGCCTTTGTACTACTAGCACCTCAGCGTTATCGTAGTTTTGTTCAAATGAAATCGTTTATGGAAGAGCTTGAGAAGTTATATGCTCGAGTAAAACTGCTCGAAGCAAAAAGCACAAATTGA
- a CDS encoding dynamin family protein yields MQTSEIQWTNAEQKRFNVITDKQTNKRFQMAFCGHFSAGKSTLLNEFIGSKVLPTSPIPTSANIISIQYGDLGVVVKSREKQEQKWEGHIPWEKVAEWGRDGVAIEEVAIHAPLSFLENDAAVFDTPGVDSTDPTHQSITMEALYSMDMIVYVMDYNHVQSETNLYFLKQLSQEKKPLYIVINQVDKHDDSELSFHTFQTSVKTVFDQWNIQTSRIFYTTMKKRNHPLNQFTELERELKSILYQGRQLAEHSVTRLKQGFYLSQAARAREEGEAETEEVLSDMQERGFQQSDLERQEELLQQKAWLQSAKKNFIEEFEAGWEPLFKQVTIFPATTTDLVREWLESMESSFKMGLLFSKKKTEQEREQRLDALIQETQDKVNSQLIFHLQQLFEGLDRSKLTNKETIDESIQSFSYHVTPEFFLPHVKAGTKNREYVYTFTRERTAAIVREVREKARQLIEQMADEQHNYWQHELKEVERELSRLEQVEEFARKVHSIKAETTLLIKQCEQEAAQFDDSGLLERKIDEAKNKGVPDQSEAPIVWTEVNEGAEWLDTSEEVAVELNVSSSSYDASWLEQVKATFLSYQDTKALQFERDQLRLRIERAQKQSFVISLFGAFSAGKSSFANALLGESVLPVSPHPTTATVSTVKQSDVNHPNGTATVQVKSREELAEEIRMVASKLDVELTVETITSWVQTDVGQLTSWQKTYAEYLTVLKKSLALTEWTLGEAFSVSHDELGELVADERYACLLHSVTVFHDCEFTKKGLVLVDTPGVNSIHGRHTNVAFNQLRQSDAIFYVTYYNHAFSKSDQLFLEQMGKINESFQTDKLYFIVNAADLASDERELNGVKQHVVVQLQTLGIKEPRLFAVSSKQGLKAKLEQTNIETDFAKFEAYFYQQIVQELQSLSYRLVEDELSRYLKKVEESIQFARSEKTQQAQMKEKLAEDIAQWKQEIDDSSVQSIQNKIKQEAMQLFLYLRDRVGYRLRDEFSEHINVATIRGRNRKEKRQVLKQMIAEWTQEATYFLEQETSATHMRLNVAMSKAASTWLKEWEVQLQKKRPSFYVGDSLNEFDPSFQKPEFTLYVHPDQYVTIYTTDKAFFEGQQIRVLKEQLVKEASASASTLLLTEEERTTEQLGVSLAEEEQNIKALLKEALNRELSQLDALTNEKEIVALEAEYQEIQTKQPVH; encoded by the coding sequence ATGCAGACATCTGAGATCCAGTGGACGAACGCGGAACAGAAACGGTTTAATGTCATCACAGACAAACAAACAAATAAGCGATTCCAAATGGCCTTCTGTGGTCATTTTTCAGCAGGGAAATCAACCCTGCTTAATGAGTTTATCGGTTCAAAGGTTTTGCCGACAAGCCCTATTCCGACAAGTGCAAATATCATATCGATTCAATATGGCGACCTAGGAGTCGTTGTTAAATCGAGAGAAAAACAAGAACAAAAGTGGGAAGGTCATATCCCATGGGAAAAGGTAGCCGAGTGGGGTAGAGACGGAGTTGCGATTGAAGAAGTGGCAATCCATGCGCCTCTTTCGTTCCTTGAGAATGATGCGGCTGTATTTGATACTCCAGGAGTAGATTCTACAGATCCGACGCATCAATCAATTACAATGGAAGCGCTCTACTCAATGGATATGATTGTCTATGTAATGGATTATAACCATGTACAATCAGAAACGAACCTTTATTTCTTAAAGCAATTAAGCCAAGAAAAGAAACCACTATACATAGTGATTAATCAGGTAGACAAGCATGATGATTCGGAGCTATCATTTCATACCTTCCAAACAAGTGTTAAAACCGTCTTTGATCAATGGAACATTCAAACATCACGAATTTTTTATACAACTATGAAAAAAAGAAATCATCCTCTTAACCAATTTACAGAGCTAGAACGTGAGCTTAAATCAATTTTGTATCAGGGTAGACAGCTGGCTGAGCATTCCGTTACCCGACTGAAACAAGGTTTTTATTTAAGTCAAGCTGCAAGGGCACGAGAAGAAGGCGAAGCTGAGACTGAAGAGGTACTCTCTGATATGCAAGAAAGGGGATTTCAACAGTCAGACTTAGAGCGACAAGAGGAACTGCTCCAACAAAAAGCGTGGCTTCAATCGGCAAAAAAGAACTTTATAGAGGAGTTTGAAGCGGGTTGGGAGCCGTTATTTAAACAAGTCACGATCTTTCCTGCTACCACAACAGATCTAGTGAGAGAATGGTTGGAGTCAATGGAGTCATCGTTTAAAATGGGTCTATTGTTCTCAAAGAAAAAAACAGAGCAGGAGCGTGAGCAACGACTCGATGCGTTAATACAAGAAACTCAGGATAAAGTAAATAGTCAGCTCATTTTTCATTTGCAGCAGTTGTTTGAAGGATTGGATCGATCAAAGCTCACTAATAAAGAAACGATTGACGAATCCATTCAATCATTCTCATATCATGTAACTCCTGAGTTCTTTTTGCCTCATGTTAAAGCAGGAACGAAAAATAGAGAATATGTGTATACATTTACAAGAGAACGAACAGCTGCAATCGTTCGAGAGGTTCGTGAAAAGGCTAGACAATTAATCGAACAAATGGCAGATGAACAACACAACTATTGGCAGCATGAGCTTAAAGAGGTAGAGAGAGAACTGAGCCGGTTAGAACAAGTAGAAGAATTCGCACGCAAAGTTCATTCAATTAAAGCTGAAACGACTCTCTTGATTAAACAATGTGAACAAGAAGCAGCACAGTTCGATGATTCAGGGTTACTTGAACGAAAAATTGATGAAGCAAAAAATAAGGGAGTTCCAGATCAGTCCGAAGCTCCGATTGTTTGGACGGAGGTAAACGAGGGAGCAGAATGGCTTGATACATCTGAGGAAGTGGCAGTAGAGTTAAATGTTTCATCATCAAGCTATGATGCTAGCTGGTTGGAACAAGTAAAAGCGACTTTTTTGTCCTATCAAGATACGAAAGCGTTACAATTTGAGAGAGATCAACTTCGTTTACGGATCGAACGTGCACAAAAACAATCATTTGTTATTTCTTTGTTTGGTGCATTTAGTGCTGGCAAATCTAGCTTTGCGAATGCGTTATTAGGAGAGTCTGTATTACCAGTATCACCACATCCGACAACAGCCACAGTTAGTACCGTTAAACAATCTGACGTAAATCATCCAAATGGTACGGCAACCGTTCAGGTGAAATCAAGGGAAGAACTGGCCGAAGAAATACGAATGGTTGCTTCAAAGCTTGATGTTGAACTAACAGTTGAAACGATAACGAGCTGGGTTCAAACGGATGTAGGTCAATTAACTAGCTGGCAAAAAACGTACGCAGAGTACTTAACCGTTTTAAAGAAAAGCTTAGCTCTTACGGAGTGGACATTAGGGGAAGCTTTTTCTGTTAGTCATGATGAACTTGGTGAGCTAGTAGCGGATGAGCGTTATGCTTGCTTATTACACTCTGTTACGGTGTTTCATGATTGCGAGTTTACGAAGAAGGGACTTGTTTTAGTTGACACGCCTGGTGTGAATTCCATCCATGGACGACATACGAATGTAGCCTTTAATCAATTAAGACAATCAGATGCTATTTTTTACGTGACTTATTATAATCATGCCTTTTCTAAATCTGATCAACTCTTTTTAGAACAAATGGGTAAAATCAACGAATCTTTTCAAACAGATAAATTATATTTCATTGTAAATGCCGCTGATTTGGCGAGTGATGAACGTGAATTAAACGGAGTAAAGCAGCACGTCGTAGTTCAGCTTCAAACATTAGGAATTAAGGAGCCGAGACTTTTTGCCGTTTCAAGTAAGCAAGGTCTAAAAGCAAAGCTTGAACAAACAAACATAGAGACTGATTTTGCAAAGTTTGAAGCATATTTCTATCAGCAAATCGTTCAAGAATTACAATCCTTAAGTTATCGCTTAGTAGAAGATGAATTAAGTCGATATTTGAAGAAAGTAGAAGAGAGCATTCAGTTTGCTCGCTCTGAGAAAACTCAACAAGCTCAAATGAAAGAGAAGCTTGCAGAAGACATCGCACAGTGGAAACAGGAGATAGACGATTCATCTGTTCAGTCCATTCAAAACAAAATAAAACAAGAAGCGATGCAACTATTTTTGTATTTACGAGATCGAGTCGGATACAGGCTAAGAGACGAGTTCTCAGAGCATATAAATGTGGCAACCATTCGCGGACGAAACCGTAAAGAAAAAAGACAGGTACTAAAACAAATGATTGCAGAGTGGACTCAAGAAGCTACTTATTTCTTAGAACAGGAGACAAGTGCGACTCATATGCGTCTAAATGTGGCCATGTCAAAAGCGGCTTCTACATGGTTAAAAGAATGGGAAGTTCAATTACAAAAAAAGCGGCCGAGTTTTTACGTGGGGGATTCACTTAATGAGTTTGATCCATCTTTTCAAAAACCCGAGTTCACTTTATACGTTCACCCAGACCAATATGTAACGATTTATACAACGGACAAGGCATTTTTTGAAGGACAACAAATACGAGTTCTAAAGGAACAGCTAGTAAAAGAAGCATCTGCTTCTGCTTCAACGCTGTTACTTACTGAAGAGGAGAGAACAACGGAGCAACTTGGAGTAAGTCTTGCAGAGGAAGAGCAAAACATAAAGGCACTCCTAAAAGAAGCATTAAATCGAGAATTAAGTCAACTGGATGCACTAACAAATGAAAAGGAAATTGTGGCGCTGGAAGCCGAGTATCAAGAGATTCAAACGAAGCAGCCGGTTCACTAA
- the nth gene encoding endonuclease III produces MLSKKATIHAIDVMGELFPEAECELVHKNPFELLIAVVLSAQCTDALVNRVTPALFEKYQTPAHYVSVPVEELENDIRSIGLFRSKAKNIQKLSHSLLDQYGGEVPKTRDELVGLAGVGRKTANVVTSVAFGVPAIAVDTHVERVSKRLGICRWKDNVKVVEETLMKKLPEEIWSDAHHRMIFFGRYHCKAQSPKCSTCPLLDECREGKKRMKERLTEV; encoded by the coding sequence ATGTTAAGTAAAAAAGCAACGATACATGCCATCGATGTGATGGGTGAACTTTTTCCCGAAGCGGAATGCGAATTAGTTCACAAAAACCCGTTCGAATTATTAATCGCCGTTGTGTTATCTGCCCAATGCACGGATGCACTTGTAAACCGAGTGACACCGGCACTGTTTGAAAAATATCAAACGCCGGCTCACTACGTAAGTGTACCTGTAGAAGAGCTTGAAAATGACATCCGGTCGATCGGGTTGTTTCGAAGTAAAGCGAAAAACATTCAAAAGCTCTCACACTCTTTACTTGATCAGTACGGCGGCGAAGTCCCAAAAACAAGAGATGAGTTAGTGGGGCTCGCTGGTGTTGGTCGTAAAACAGCCAACGTAGTCACTTCTGTTGCATTTGGCGTACCAGCAATAGCCGTTGATACACATGTAGAACGGGTAAGCAAACGACTTGGAATCTGTCGTTGGAAGGACAACGTAAAAGTTGTGGAAGAGACGCTAATGAAAAAGCTTCCAGAAGAGATATGGTCTGATGCGCACCACCGAATGATCTTTTTTGGTCGCTACCACTGCAAAGCACAATCACCTAAATGCTCAACCTGCCCATTGCTAGATGAGTGTCGTGAGGGTAAGAAGAGAATGAAAGAGAGGCTTACCGAAGTATGA
- a CDS encoding PBP1A family penicillin-binding protein has translation MSDQNTRQGRRQARMQESVKNKKKNTSGKPKRGLFKKIFMTLVVLLAVAIIAGGVTAGVIIAGAPDLDEDKLMLAQPIQIYDQDDELVSLLDTGERRINASYDELPDSLKDAIVSVEDMRYYDHFGIDLRRLAGAVRANITEGFGAEGASTITQQLVKNLFLNQEKALTRKVQEQYLAIKLEQQYSKEQILTMYLNQIYLGRAGYGVKIAAESYFDKSLEELTIADSALLAGIPRRPSYYDPIQNPDNAESRRNLVIGLMEQQGKITAEEAEEARNTPIEDQINYQETETTSPYAAFYSEVLKELEENDEFTVNDIYNSGLKVYTSLDQSAQDHVENVLESDEYITNYPDNPDFQAGVTLIDTKTGQIKAIGSGRQQSDNRNDFNYATDIERQPGSTIKPILDYGPAIEYLQWSTAHILVDEPHTYSNGKEFGNYGGTYRGAMTMRQAMSSSQNVPAVKALQEVGLDRAEPFAKQLLTLAKDEPFHESYALGGFNTGVSTKDMAGAYAAFGNGGTFTEPHTIRKIVFADDREINLEPDSVKAMEDYTAYMITDMLKTVVSSGTGQLASIPGVPVAGKTGTTNFDKPVRDKYNIPSSGSPDSWFAGYTTNYTAAVWTGYARNGEGNYINRDNNENRIAQNIFKAVMQDVSTGIENPDFVKPDSVIERRVERGTEKLPSSGTPQSEIVTELFVRGAEPTQESETYEEEEEEEEIEELPSPTGLQASYEESADQIIATWNYPGSVDVDVTYDVQVTADGGSGQSIDAGSNQQAIFSNVEPGMSYSISVTAVSTEDSSLRSSPATTTVTVPGTEEEDEEEEPVEEEPPEEEDQPEDTPDESNEGTPDEDNGDNGEDTPGTTPGDSEDGSNGNGSGNGNGNNGGGDSGNGNGNGNGNGNQNGGGNDDTGGGDSDGGNETPAEPEPEPEPEPDAPSDDESDQ, from the coding sequence ATGTCTGATCAAAATACAAGACAAGGTCGTAGGCAGGCACGAATGCAAGAGTCTGTTAAAAATAAAAAGAAGAACACTAGTGGAAAACCTAAACGAGGTTTATTTAAGAAAATATTTATGACACTTGTTGTCTTACTAGCAGTTGCTATTATTGCAGGAGGCGTAACGGCAGGCGTTATTATCGCTGGCGCACCTGATCTCGATGAAGATAAATTAATGCTTGCGCAACCTATTCAAATATATGACCAGGATGATGAGCTAGTCTCTCTTCTTGATACAGGGGAACGCCGAATTAATGCATCTTATGATGAGTTACCAGATTCACTTAAGGACGCCATTGTTTCTGTAGAGGACATGCGTTACTACGATCACTTTGGGATTGACTTACGTCGCCTCGCTGGAGCTGTACGTGCAAACATCACAGAAGGATTTGGTGCTGAGGGTGCCAGTACCATTACTCAGCAGTTAGTTAAGAATTTATTCTTAAACCAAGAAAAAGCGTTAACTCGTAAAGTGCAAGAACAGTATTTAGCGATAAAACTTGAACAGCAATATTCTAAAGAACAAATTTTAACGATGTATTTAAATCAAATTTATTTAGGGCGTGCAGGATATGGAGTGAAGATTGCCGCAGAATCTTATTTTGATAAATCACTTGAAGAATTAACGATCGCTGACTCTGCTCTGCTTGCTGGGATTCCACGTCGCCCAAGCTATTATGATCCCATTCAAAATCCAGATAACGCTGAATCACGACGCAATTTAGTTATCGGTTTAATGGAGCAACAAGGAAAAATTACAGCAGAAGAAGCAGAAGAAGCTAGAAATACACCAATTGAAGATCAAATAAATTATCAAGAAACGGAAACAACTTCTCCATATGCTGCTTTCTATAGTGAAGTCTTAAAAGAACTTGAAGAAAATGATGAGTTTACTGTTAACGATATTTATAACTCAGGCTTAAAAGTGTATACAAGCCTTGATCAATCGGCTCAAGACCACGTTGAAAATGTGTTAGAAAGTGATGAATATATCACAAACTACCCAGACAACCCAGATTTTCAAGCTGGAGTCACACTTATTGATACGAAAACAGGTCAGATCAAAGCCATTGGTAGTGGCCGACAACAATCAGATAATCGGAATGATTTTAACTACGCAACGGATATTGAGCGTCAGCCAGGTTCAACAATCAAGCCTATTTTAGATTATGGTCCTGCCATTGAATACTTACAGTGGTCTACTGCACATATTCTTGTGGACGAACCTCATACGTATTCTAATGGAAAAGAATTTGGAAACTATGGAGGAACGTATCGAGGCGCGATGACTATGCGACAGGCGATGTCTAGTTCTCAGAACGTTCCAGCTGTAAAGGCTCTTCAGGAAGTTGGACTTGATCGTGCAGAACCTTTTGCTAAGCAATTGTTAACTCTGGCTAAAGATGAACCTTTTCACGAATCCTATGCGTTAGGTGGATTTAATACAGGTGTCTCAACAAAAGACATGGCCGGTGCATATGCTGCATTTGGTAATGGTGGTACCTTCACTGAACCACATACCATTCGCAAAATTGTTTTTGCTGATGATCGTGAAATTAATCTTGAGCCAGATTCGGTAAAAGCAATGGAAGATTATACAGCCTACATGATCACTGATATGTTAAAAACAGTCGTATCATCTGGTACTGGGCAATTAGCTAGTATCCCTGGTGTACCTGTTGCTGGTAAGACAGGTACTACAAACTTTGATAAACCAGTCCGAGATAAGTATAATATCCCAAGTAGCGGCTCCCCTGATTCTTGGTTTGCAGGTTATACAACCAACTATACTGCAGCTGTTTGGACAGGATACGCGAGAAATGGTGAAGGTAATTATATCAACCGTGACAATAATGAGAACCGCATCGCTCAAAATATTTTCAAAGCAGTCATGCAAGATGTTTCAACAGGAATTGAAAACCCTGATTTCGTTAAACCTGATTCGGTTATCGAACGTCGAGTAGAGCGAGGAACGGAAAAACTCCCTAGCTCTGGCACACCACAAAGTGAAATTGTAACTGAGCTGTTTGTACGTGGTGCTGAACCAACTCAGGAATCGGAAACGTACGAAGAAGAAGAGGAAGAAGAAGAAATTGAAGAGCTTCCAAGCCCAACTGGCTTACAAGCCTCTTATGAAGAATCAGCTGATCAAATTATTGCAACTTGGAACTACCCAGGTTCTGTAGATGTTGATGTTACGTATGATGTTCAAGTAACAGCTGACGGCGGTAGTGGTCAATCCATTGATGCTGGTTCGAATCAACAAGCAATCTTCTCAAATGTTGAACCTGGTATGTCATATTCTATTTCCGTAACAGCTGTGTCTACAGAAGATTCAAGCTTGCGGAGTAGTCCAGCAACAACAACCGTAACTGTACCTGGCACTGAGGAAGAGGATGAGGAAGAAGAACCGGTTGAAGAGGAACCACCTGAGGAAGAAGATCAGCCTGAGGATACACCGGATGAAAGTAATGAAGGTACTCCAGATGAGGATAACGGGGATAATGGTGAAGATACACCTGGTACTACTCCTGGAGATAGTGAAGATGGATCAAATGGTAATGGAAGCGGTAATGGCAATGGAAACAACGGTGGTGGCGATTCCGGCAATGGTAATGGTAATGGCAATGGTAATGGCAACCAAAACGGTGGCGGAAATGATGACACCGGTGGCGGCGACTCGGATGGTGGCAATGAGACACCAGCTGAACCTGAGCCTGAGCCTGAACCCGAACCAGATGCCCCGTCAGATGATGAATCGGATCAATAA
- a CDS encoding DnaD domain-containing protein gives MNKNQFAKWMAQKHITIPALLLEKYTALGLNEQELMALLHIQSYLDHGEKFVTPMQLCERMTLSHEDCTKLLSKLIRSQMLSLEKSSDETGMFYETYSLEPLWLRLIECMDEESQRSTELQSNELEGKLYKQVEQEFGRPLSPIEGETLSMWIDQDKHQPELIFAALKEAVISGKLNFRYIDRILFEWKKNGIRTPEQARTHSEKFRNHTQTRKTQKEPVQTNSVPGFNWLEQP, from the coding sequence ATGAACAAGAATCAGTTTGCAAAGTGGATGGCTCAAAAGCATATAACCATCCCTGCATTATTACTCGAAAAGTATACAGCACTCGGATTAAACGAACAGGAGCTAATGGCACTCCTTCATATACAATCCTATCTAGATCATGGAGAAAAATTTGTGACCCCGATGCAGTTATGTGAACGAATGACACTCAGTCATGAGGACTGTACAAAGCTTTTAAGTAAATTAATCCGCTCTCAAATGCTTTCGCTTGAAAAGAGTTCTGACGAGACTGGTATGTTTTATGAAACCTATTCATTAGAGCCTTTATGGCTACGCTTGATTGAATGTATGGATGAAGAAAGTCAGCGTTCAACTGAACTTCAATCTAACGAGCTTGAAGGAAAGCTCTACAAGCAAGTAGAACAAGAATTTGGACGACCATTATCACCAATCGAAGGTGAAACGTTATCCATGTGGATTGATCAGGATAAGCACCAGCCTGAATTAATCTTTGCTGCTTTAAAGGAAGCCGTTATTTCTGGTAAATTAAACTTTAGATACATTGATCGAATTCTATTTGAATGGAAGAAAAATGGAATAAGAACACCAGAGCAAGCTCGAACGCATAGTGAAAAATTTAGAAACCATACACAGACTAGAAAAACACAAAAAGAACCTGTTCAAACCAATTCTGTGCCTGGGTTCAACTGGCTCGAGCAACCTTAA
- the asnS gene encoding asparagine--tRNA ligase, producing MKTTISKIGAHADQEVTIGAWLANKRSSGKIAFLQLRDGTGFIQGVVVKADVGEELFAQAKNITQESALYVTGTVRAEERSPSGYELTVTGFTVISESKDYPITPKEHGTDFLMDHRHLWLRSKRQQAVMKIRNQIIHATYEFFHEHGFSKLDSPILTGSSPEGTSELFATKYFDEDAYLSQSGQLYAEAGAMALGRVFTFGPTFRAEKSKTRRHLIEFWMIEPEMAFVEFDENLEWQEKYVSHLAASVLKHNQIELKTLGRDLSKLEAIQAPFPRITYDEALKLLHEKGFDDISWGDDFGSPHETAIAEHYDKPVFITHYPTSLKPFYMQPDPNRDDVVLCADLIAPEGYGEVIGGSERIHDYELLKQRIAEHNLSEETYEWYLDLRKYGSVPHSGFGLGLERTVAWLSGVEHVRETIPFPRLLNRLYP from the coding sequence ATGAAAACAACAATTTCAAAAATTGGAGCGCACGCAGATCAAGAAGTAACGATTGGTGCGTGGTTAGCAAATAAGCGTTCAAGCGGAAAGATTGCCTTTCTTCAACTTCGTGACGGAACTGGATTTATTCAAGGTGTTGTTGTAAAAGCGGATGTTGGAGAAGAATTATTTGCCCAAGCCAAAAACATCACGCAAGAGAGTGCTTTATATGTTACGGGTACTGTTCGTGCCGAGGAGCGTTCTCCATCAGGCTATGAATTAACGGTTACTGGTTTTACTGTAATCAGTGAGTCTAAAGATTATCCGATTACGCCTAAAGAGCACGGTACGGACTTTTTGATGGATCACCGCCACTTATGGCTGCGATCTAAACGTCAACAAGCCGTTATGAAGATTCGTAATCAAATCATCCATGCAACATACGAGTTTTTCCATGAGCATGGCTTCTCTAAGCTAGATTCACCCATCTTAACAGGAAGCTCTCCAGAGGGAACATCTGAACTATTTGCAACAAAATATTTTGACGAAGATGCTTACCTTTCACAAAGTGGTCAATTGTATGCAGAAGCAGGAGCAATGGCACTAGGTCGAGTCTTTACCTTTGGTCCTACCTTCCGTGCGGAGAAGTCGAAAACTCGTCGTCACTTAATTGAGTTCTGGATGATTGAACCGGAGATGGCTTTTGTTGAATTTGATGAGAACTTAGAATGGCAAGAAAAGTATGTATCTCATTTAGCCGCCTCTGTTTTAAAGCATAATCAAATTGAATTAAAAACACTTGGAAGAGATTTGTCTAAGCTTGAAGCGATCCAAGCGCCATTTCCACGCATCACTTATGATGAAGCGTTAAAGCTTTTACACGAAAAAGGCTTTGATGATATTAGCTGGGGCGATGATTTTGGCTCACCACATGAAACGGCTATTGCCGAGCATTATGACAAGCCGGTATTTATTACGCATTATCCAACGTCATTGAAGCCATTTTATATGCAGCCAGATCCTAATCGTGATGATGTGGTATTATGTGCAGATTTAATTGCGCCAGAAGGCTACGGAGAAGTAATTGGTGGGTCTGAACGAATTCATGATTATGAGTTGCTTAAACAACGAATTGCCGAGCACAATTTATCTGAGGAAACATACGAATGGTATCTAGATCTACGTAAGTATGGATCTGTTCCTCATTCTGGATTTGGTCTTGGATTAGAACGCACAGTTGCCTGGTTATCAGGTGTTGAGCATGTTCGTGAGACAATTCCATTCCCACGTTTGTTAAATCGTTTATATCCTTAA